From the genome of SAR324 cluster bacterium:
CCAGTTTCTCCCCCTGACCTCCTCCCCAATCGACCACCCTCAGATTAAAGTCTAGCTGAATTAAAGAAACATTGAACAATGTGTCGGGATCACGAGTTCATAGGCAATCTATAATGGATAACATCATGTCAAAGTCTTTCAAAATAAATTTCGAATATCTAATTGGGATTTTAATCATCGCTGTGCATTGCTTAGCTATCCTCTGATGTCTGGCAAGCATCGGTAAAATTTAAAGTTCAGTTGATCAGTATTTAGGGAATGTGAATTCGCAAAGCCAATTCTTCAAACCAGGGAGACAGATGAGATACATGATATCAATCAAATCCAAACTAATTGATTGGGCTCTGCACTTTAAGCCTCAACCTGGAGAGCTTTCTGAATCTGAGCCTGGCTATGCAAAAGACCTGTCTCAACAGCACCAGTTTTTGTGGGATGTCAGATCTTTATTTACTTGATATAATTTGCAAAAAATAGATTCTAATTTCCATTGGGATCGATTTTGAATGGTAAATAGCCGATTCCCTTAAAGTTGAGTATAAGGCTGAGATTGCCCACACTTAATAATATTCAGTTTCCCAAAGTCATCCATGGGTGAAATTGTCATTCCCAAATAAGGTAGTTTCCATTGTGGACTCTTGGGGAATTAGCCAGCATACATCATCAAGTGGAAGCCAAAGTTTGGAGTTTTATTGCGCAGTCCAAGCTCCATCAATCGGTATCGCCATACCGGTGACACTTGCAGCAGCCTCACTCATCAAATAAATGCATAAACTACCAATTTGTTCTGGAGTCACAAAAGTCTGACTTGGTTGACGTTCATGAATTAGTACACTAGCCTCCTTCTCAAAACTTCTACCACTCATCTCCGATCGGACGTGTATCTGTGATTCTACGAGCGGTGTTCTGACCCATCCAGGGCAGATCGCGTTGACGGTAATTCCATCAGTTGCACATTCAAGAGCTACTGTTTTCGTTAGACCCACCACACCATGCTTTGCAGAGACGTAAGCAGATTTATTTGTAGAAGCAACCAGACCATGCACAGAGGAAATATTGATGATGCGCCCAAAGCCTCGACTGCGCATACCCTCAATGACGGAAGCAATGGTATGGAAGTGTGCTGTTAGATTAATAGCTATCACATCATCCCATTTGGAAATTGGAAATTTTTCAATCGGGGCTACATGTTGAACACCTGCATTGTTGACCAACACATCGATTGGGCCCATTGTATTTTCGGCAGTGGCAATCATTTTTCTAATAGCCTCTCCATCACACATATCGGCATCAAAATAATGGACACTGGTGGCGCCCAAATCAGTTAATTTCTCACTAATTGTAATTGTTTCTTCGAGGTCAGCTATGCCATTATAGGAAATTTGGTGCCCTTCAGAAGCAAGAATTTGCGCTATTTCAAGGCCAATTCCGCTTGTCGCACCAGTGATAAAAACATTATAAGTTGTCATTTAGCTACCTTATGATTGTGAACCATAAAACTTAAAATTAATGGTAATATCCTTGTGTTAAGAATACAAATTTCTTAGATTAATCAAATTGATTCAAAATTTATATTAAATATTTAATTTATTATCAATGTGATAATAAATTCTTTGTTACATTCTTAGAAACGAGAAGAGGAAGTCGTGAATGATGATTTAGTTTATTCAAGCGAATTGGGTGACTTAAGAAAAGAAAAAACTAAAATTTCTAAAGATGATGTTGAGGTTGACGAATCTTCTCTGCAACTTCTAGTTCGGCGGTTGACTTCCGGTAAAGGTCGAACTGTGATTGAAATCAACGGCCTACCATCCAATAAAAACTGGTGTAAGGGACTTGCCAAAGACTTGAAGAAAAGAATTGGTGTTGGCGGCTCTTACAAAAATGACATCATTGAAGTTCATGGTGAGAATTACGAGAAGGTAGCAAAATTTTTAGAGTCGAAAAAGATTATTTTTAAAAAAATTGGTGGATAACAATAGACAATCTTGTATAAGTTCACATTATTAATTGATAGGTATATTTTAAAACAAAAAATCGAATATATTAGAATCTTTTTATGCATGAAAAATTAATTTAAATAATCCATAATAAATAAAAACTTTAGGCTAATCTTTTATAAAAATAAGTAATATACCTGAGATTTTTCAATGAAGAAAAGCATTCTTTTAGCACTCCCAATTTTATTTCTCACTGCAAATCTATATGGTTATAAGCCAGAAGATTTAGGAAAACTCCAAGATTCAAAGAATTGTTCCAAGTGTGACCTCAGTGGAGCCAATTTTTATGAAGCAGATCTTCAGGAGGTTAATCTGAATGGAGCTATTTTACACCATGCCAACCTAAGAAGATCAAACTTGAGTGGTGCAGATCTAGGCGGTGCTATGCTGTTTAGGGCTGATTTATTTGGAGCTAATCTGACGAATACAAATCTAGAGGGAGCTAAATTCTGTAATACTATTCTTCCCTTGGGTTCCATATCTGTCAAAGATTGTTGACTGCTATTAGCAAGTAAAGTATCAATTCCAGTTTTGAAAACCTGAGTCCTTTAGTTCATCGAAAACTCAAAGAACTGTTAAGATAAGATAATTCATTGATGTATCAATTTGACTCCATATTGAATTTCTTGAATGTGATTCTGAATGAAATGTTACAAGCCAAACACTTTAAAAAATTGATTTGACCTCATTATTCTCGGTTATCCACTTAAAATTCAGCAAACAATAGTTGAGAAGAAATATGACCTCTAGCCCAATCATGACAACCATTGATTTTGAAAAGGAAGGTAAACAAACAGGCTACCTCAGACTTCCTCATTCTGTCCATCGATCAGCCTACGGCTGGATTCCGTTTCCAGTTGCTTGTATTAGAAATGGAGAAGGGCCTACCGCACTTCTTCTCGCTGGCACCCATGGCGATGAATACGAAGGACAAGTCACTCTTTCAAAACTGATTTACGAACTGGAACCCCAAGACATTAAAGGTAGGGTGATCATCCTGCCGATGCTCAATTTTCCAGCATCCAAGGCGGGACTCCGAACATCACCAATTGACGATCTGAACTTGAATCGTGTTTATCCTGGAGATCCTGAGGGTTCTCCAACTCTTGTGATTGCGCATTATGTAGAGACCATCTTGATGCCAATGGCTGATTATGGTTTGGATCTCCATAGTGGAGGATCCTCGTTGCACTATATTCCCAGTGCGGTTGGAGCCGTAGAGACCGATTCAGAGCGGTTACAGGAAATTCAAAGGCTCATGAAAGTATTTGGAGCTCCCTATTCTTTTTTCTTTCCCGGTGGACATGCAGCGGGCACTTCTGGTAACCATGCTGCCCGGCGCCAAAATGTTCTGATGTTTGGCACTGAGATGGGAGGTAGTGGGACCATCACCGCTGAATGTTTAAAAATTTGTGAAGAGGGCACTCGTCGATTTCTTGCTGAGATTGGAGTCTTACTTAGTAGTGGAGTGGCGCCAGCTGAAACAGAATCTCGAATGCTTCACGCACCAGACTTTTCTTTCTTTAGCTATGCGGACGGTGAGGGTATCTTCGAACCCGCAGTTGGACTAGGAAGTGAGGTCAAAAAAGGAGAAATAGCTGGTTATGTACATACCCCAGAGAATCCAGGCTCAAAGCCCAAAACAGTTTATTTTGATGCAGAGGGTGTTGTGGTTTGCCAAAGAATCCCTGGACGAGTGTTGAGGGGAGATTGCCTATATCACCTAGGTTGTGATTTCTAGGACCTTTTTAAAAACATTTTAAGAAATTCAAAGTTTCTCAAAGATTTTTGGCAACAACAGTAGTAACTAAAAAGAAATTTAACAAGAACGGCAACAAAAAACTCTGTTGATATGATAATTTGTCTGATTCCCGAAAAAAGTTTCCACTGAAACTTCTTCAAATCAACTCCTTGAGCAAGGCTGCGACATCAAATAGCAAGAGCGCGAATAAGACAATTGAGACGCTTTTCAGAATTTCAAAGCGTAGATATTTCTTCCTAGTAAAGTTTGGGTAACTAGTACCACAACCCGGGCAAGATTTCGATGCTGGTAGAATTGCATGCTGACAATCCCGACATTTCGCCATATTATCCTGCAAGTCCAACAACCTCTTCTTTTCAAGAAGTAATTGCTTTTTCTCCAGAAGAATCTGCCTCTCTTCTTCGATTGTCATTACACCACAGTCCTCACAACTGGCCGCAGTCGCTGGAATCGATCGCCCACAAGTTCTACATTCTTTAAAAATCTTTTTTTCAATTCGTCTTCAAAACTAAGTAAAATCCGTCTATCTTTCGTCAACTAATGACTTATGATACCGATGTTTTAAAAAGGAACCATAATATGAAATTCTTTCTGAGCCTAGCGCTCATCCTCCTACCCATTCAAATCTATGGACAAATCTACACCATTCAAGTCAATGATTATCAGGGTAATGGTTGGGAACATACAGTACGACTAGACCCATTTACTGATGAAAAAATCTCCACAGTGAGTAAGGCAGCCAAAGATGGGCCAGACACCTCTGTTAGCAAACCAGTTTTGTTTGTCAGGAGTAATGGAGATATTTATGTGGATTGGAAGCGCTTCATTAGCAAAAATAGATTCGACCAGCCATTAAGATACCGTTTTGACAAGGGAGAGATCGAAAACACGAAAGTTGCCACCTCGACCAAAGCCAATTTGACTTTCCTTGTTATCGGGGAAAACTTGAAATCGTATCTAAACTTCATCAAACACATTAGAGACTCGATGACTTTAGCGGTTGGAATAGAGGATTCAGAAGGAGTTGAGTATGTAGCAGCCTTTGATCTGACAGGTTCCTCAAAGGCGTTTTCTTTGATTGAGGAGGAGGGGGAGAGTCCTGAGGTGCAGTTTGAGTCCATACAGATCACCAAAACTCAACTAAGGGATTTGGAAACCGCCCTGAGTTTGTATGAGGCTCATAACAGCCGTTTTCCTACAACCGAGCAAACTTTGAGTGCACTGCTGCAGCAACCCATTGTTGGGAGCAATTACGAGAACTGGAAAGGACCTTATTTTCGAAGTCAACAAATACCCGTTGATGGGTGGGGGAATCCCTACAATTATACTAGTGATGGAACTCGCTACCTCATTCTATCTCTTGGGGCCGATGGAAAGAGCGGGGGAGTTGGAGTGAATGCTGATGTTTCAGCAATCGGAAAACTCTATTGGGGAAAAAATGTAGACAATTGATCAACTTCTACCAAAG
Proteins encoded in this window:
- a CDS encoding type II secretion system protein GspG, with product MKFFLSLALILLPIQIYGQIYTIQVNDYQGNGWEHTVRLDPFTDEKISTVSKAAKDGPDTSVSKPVLFVRSNGDIYVDWKRFISKNRFDQPLRYRFDKGEIENTKVATSTKANLTFLVIGENLKSYLNFIKHIRDSMTLAVGIEDSEGVEYVAAFDLTGSSKAFSLIEEEGESPEVQFESIQITKTQLRDLETALSLYEAHNSRFPTTEQTLSALLQQPIVGSNYENWKGPYFRSQQIPVDGWGNPYNYTSDGTRYLILSLGADGKSGGVGVNADVSAIGKLYWGKNVDN
- a CDS encoding pentapeptide repeat-containing protein, translated to MKKSILLALPILFLTANLYGYKPEDLGKLQDSKNCSKCDLSGANFYEADLQEVNLNGAILHHANLRRSNLSGADLGGAMLFRADLFGANLTNTNLEGAKFCNTILPLGSISVKDC
- a CDS encoding succinylglutamate desuccinylase/aspartoacylase family protein; its protein translation is MTSSPIMTTIDFEKEGKQTGYLRLPHSVHRSAYGWIPFPVACIRNGEGPTALLLAGTHGDEYEGQVTLSKLIYELEPQDIKGRVIILPMLNFPASKAGLRTSPIDDLNLNRVYPGDPEGSPTLVIAHYVETILMPMADYGLDLHSGGSSLHYIPSAVGAVETDSERLQEIQRLMKVFGAPYSFFFPGGHAAGTSGNHAARRQNVLMFGTEMGGSGTITAECLKICEEGTRRFLAEIGVLLSSGVAPAETESRMLHAPDFSFFSYADGEGIFEPAVGLGSEVKKGEIAGYVHTPENPGSKPKTVYFDAEGVVVCQRIPGRVLRGDCLYHLGCDF
- a CDS encoding 3-hydroxybutyrate dehydrogenase, which translates into the protein MTTYNVFITGATSGIGLEIAQILASEGHQISYNGIADLEETITISEKLTDLGATSVHYFDADMCDGEAIRKMIATAENTMGPIDVLVNNAGVQHVAPIEKFPISKWDDVIAINLTAHFHTIASVIEGMRSRGFGRIINISSVHGLVASTNKSAYVSAKHGVVGLTKTVALECATDGITVNAICPGWVRTPLVESQIHVRSEMSGRSFEKEASVLIHERQPSQTFVTPEQIGSLCIYLMSEAAASVTGMAIPIDGAWTAQ
- a CDS encoding stress response translation initiation inhibitor YciH (involved in start site selection during the initiation of translation); amino-acid sequence: MNDDLVYSSELGDLRKEKTKISKDDVEVDESSLQLLVRRLTSGKGRTVIEINGLPSNKNWCKGLAKDLKKRIGVGGSYKNDIIEVHGENYEKVAKFLESKKIIFKKIGG